The Azospirillum brasilense genome window below encodes:
- a CDS encoding D-alanyl-D-alanine carboxypeptidase family protein, giving the protein MVAVVRTRVARTRFTMGLAVALFAAGVGPVAHAASIETIAKQAILVDITSNTVLFEKSPDQRMAPSSMSKIMTMYMVFDAIKEGRLTLESTLPVSERAWRMQGSKMFVELHNNIKVDDLIKGVIVQSGNDACIVFAEGLAGSESAFAERMNKRARELGLKDTNLTNATGWPDPNHYMTARDLSILAEHLIKDFPEYYHYYSIREFKYHGINQGNRNPLLYRGMDVDGMKTGHTEAGGYGLTASAEREGRRLILVVNGLPSMQARADESARLIEWGFREFATYALFKAGETVDQVPLWLGAQDTVPVTVPEDMKVTMARADRSGMKVSLVSNAPVAAPVKKGDVVGKVVVSAPGFPGKEFPVVAAQDVEKLGFVGRALAAAKFLIFGAS; this is encoded by the coding sequence ATGGTCGCTGTCGTCCGCACCCGCGTTGCCCGCACCCGTTTCACCATGGGCCTTGCGGTCGCGCTGTTCGCGGCGGGGGTGGGGCCGGTGGCTCACGCCGCCAGCATCGAAACCATCGCCAAGCAGGCGATCCTGGTCGATATCACCTCGAACACCGTGCTGTTCGAGAAGAGCCCGGATCAGCGCATGGCGCCGTCCTCGATGAGCAAGATCATGACGATGTACATGGTCTTCGACGCGATCAAGGAGGGCCGGCTGACGCTGGAGAGCACGCTGCCGGTGTCGGAGCGCGCGTGGCGGATGCAGGGCTCCAAGATGTTCGTGGAGCTGCACAACAACATCAAGGTCGACGACCTCATCAAAGGCGTGATCGTGCAGTCGGGCAACGACGCCTGCATCGTCTTCGCCGAAGGTCTCGCCGGCTCCGAATCGGCTTTTGCCGAGCGCATGAACAAGCGCGCCCGCGAGCTGGGGCTGAAGGACACCAACCTGACCAACGCGACGGGCTGGCCCGACCCGAACCACTATATGACCGCCCGCGATCTCTCGATCCTGGCCGAGCATCTGATCAAAGACTTCCCGGAATACTACCACTATTATTCGATTCGGGAGTTCAAGTACCACGGCATCAACCAGGGCAACCGCAACCCGCTGCTCTACCGCGGCATGGACGTGGACGGTATGAAGACCGGCCACACCGAGGCCGGCGGTTACGGCTTGACCGCCTCGGCGGAGCGGGAAGGGCGCCGTCTCATCCTGGTGGTCAACGGCCTGCCGAGCATGCAGGCCCGCGCCGACGAATCGGCCCGGTTGATCGAATGGGGCTTCCGCGAATTCGCCACCTACGCCCTGTTCAAGGCGGGCGAGACGGTCGATCAGGTGCCGCTCTGGTTGGGCGCGCAGGACACCGTTCCGGTCACTGTGCCGGAGGACATGAAGGTTACCATGGCCCGTGCCGACCGCAGCGGCATGAAGGTGTCGCTGGTCAGCAACGCCCCGGTCGCCGCGCCGGTGAAGAAGGGCGACGTGGTGGGCAAGGTGGTGGTGTCGGCGCCGGGCTTCCCGGGCAAGGAGTTCCCGGTGGTCGCCGCCCAGGACGTGGAGAAGCTGGGCTTCGTGGGCCGCGCCCTGGCGGCGGCGAAGTTCCTCATTTTCGGGGCGAGCTGA
- a CDS encoding YdcF family protein, with the protein MLSKLLWLLVSPGNLLVLILTAGTALLFTRRLAHWGRRLVVAVTVGFVVVMVTPIASWVALPLEERFPRPELPERVDGIIMLGGAVNPPITRDRGEPSVNDAAERILGFAELIRRYPQAHAVFTGGSGRLAGQDALELREDLAVRGALRQVGIDPDSVTYENESRNTWENALYSQRLVKPKPGETWVLVTSAMHMPRSVGIFRQVGWEVIPYPVDYRTRFGGRPFVRFEFDKQIDALQDPIREWIGLVAYRLMGRTDALFPGPAHDRTAAQAGS; encoded by the coding sequence GTGCTGTCGAAGCTGCTGTGGCTCCTGGTCTCGCCGGGCAATCTGCTCGTGCTGATCCTCACCGCCGGGACGGCGCTGCTGTTCACCCGCCGTCTGGCCCATTGGGGGCGGCGGCTGGTCGTGGCGGTCACCGTCGGCTTCGTCGTCGTCATGGTCACGCCGATCGCCTCCTGGGTCGCGCTGCCGCTGGAGGAGCGCTTTCCCCGCCCCGAGCTGCCGGAGCGGGTGGACGGCATCATCATGCTGGGCGGGGCGGTGAACCCGCCGATCACCCGCGACCGCGGCGAGCCGTCCGTCAACGACGCGGCGGAGCGTATCCTGGGTTTCGCCGAACTGATCCGCCGCTATCCGCAGGCGCATGCGGTGTTCACCGGCGGCTCGGGACGGCTGGCCGGGCAGGACGCGCTGGAACTGCGCGAGGACCTTGCCGTCCGCGGCGCGCTTCGGCAGGTCGGGATCGACCCGGACAGCGTGACTTACGAGAACGAGTCCCGCAATACCTGGGAAAACGCCCTGTACAGCCAGCGGCTCGTCAAGCCGAAGCCGGGGGAGACCTGGGTCCTCGTGACCTCGGCCATGCACATGCCGCGGTCGGTCGGCATCTTCCGGCAGGTCGGTTGGGAGGTGATTCCCTATCCGGTCGATTACCGCACGCGCTTCGGCGGACGGCCCTTCGTCCGTTTCGAATTCGACAAGCAGATCGACGCGCTTCAGGACCCGATCCGCGAATGGATCGGCCTCGTCGCCTACCGCCTGATGGGGCGGACCGATGCGCTGTTTCCGGGGCCCGCCCATGACCGCACTGCAGCGCAGGCGGGCTCCTGA
- a CDS encoding septal ring lytic transglycosylase RlpA family protein — protein sequence MLAGALTLAACASAPPAPSSSGLPRSGVYKVGKPYQVNGVWYYPAEDYSYSETGIASWYGPGFHQKVTANGEVYDQNELTAAHKTLPMPSLVRVTNLDNGRSLVVRINDRGPYANGRIIDMSRRGAQLLGFEGNGTAKVRVQILAEESRAVAAAARQGTPAPMLAELDGPPPKAAPRSSVEVNGAARATPAAVTRAPVPPPTTVAGDMVDGRFVPAPVVAELPVKPYEQIYVQVGAFGSPDNVTRVRARLASLGQQAQVTQTVAGRQRLQRVRVGPLASVDSADAVLNQILQAGLTDAKIVVD from the coding sequence GTGCTCGCAGGAGCGCTGACGCTCGCCGCCTGTGCGTCCGCGCCGCCCGCGCCATCCTCGTCCGGACTGCCGCGCAGCGGCGTCTACAAGGTCGGCAAGCCTTATCAGGTCAACGGCGTCTGGTATTATCCCGCCGAGGATTACTCCTACAGCGAGACCGGGATCGCCTCTTGGTACGGTCCGGGATTCCACCAAAAGGTCACCGCCAACGGCGAGGTTTACGACCAAAATGAGCTGACGGCCGCGCACAAGACCTTGCCCATGCCAAGCCTCGTGCGCGTCACCAATCTCGACAACGGCCGGTCGCTGGTTGTTCGCATCAACGACCGCGGCCCCTACGCCAACGGGCGAATCATCGACATGTCGCGGCGCGGCGCGCAATTGCTGGGGTTCGAAGGCAACGGCACGGCCAAGGTGCGCGTGCAGATCCTGGCCGAGGAAAGCCGAGCGGTCGCCGCCGCGGCCCGCCAGGGCACGCCGGCGCCGATGCTGGCCGAGCTGGACGGGCCGCCGCCGAAGGCCGCGCCACGCAGCTCGGTTGAGGTCAACGGCGCCGCCCGCGCCACTCCCGCCGCGGTCACCCGCGCCCCGGTGCCGCCGCCCACCACGGTGGCCGGCGATATGGTCGACGGTCGCTTCGTTCCGGCCCCGGTGGTCGCCGAGCTTCCGGTGAAGCCCTATGAGCAGATCTACGTCCAGGTCGGCGCCTTCGGCAGTCCGGACAACGTCACCCGTGTGCGCGCCCGTCTGGCCTCGCTCGGCCAACAGGCGCAGGTCACCCAGACGGTCGCCGGTCGGCAGCGGCTGCAGCGGGTGCGGGTGGGGCCGCTGGCCAGCGTGGACTCCGCCGATGCCGTTTTGAACCAAATCCTCCAAGCCGGCCTTACCGACGCCAAAATCGTGGTTGATTGA
- a CDS encoding valine--tRNA ligase — MLEKTYRPAEVEEKHYRLWEETGAFAAKTESNGKPYTIMMPPPNVTGSLHMGHALTFTLQDVLTRYNRMRGRDALWQPGTDHAGIATQMVVERNLAKEGKTRHDFGRDAFIDKVWEWKAESGGTITRQLRRLGASPDWPRERFTMDEGLSRAVRKVFVELHKQGLIYKDKRLVNWDPKLHTAISDLEVEQKEIKGNLWHFRYPIEGEADRFIVVATTRPETMLGDTGVAVHPEDERYKDLIGKNVVLPLVGRLIPIVGDEYADPETGSGAVKITPAHDFNDFEVGRRNNLAAINIMDRDARITGDEVPEAYRGLDRYEARKKVVAELEELGLLEKIEPHTHMVPHGDRSGVAIEPWLTDQWYVDAATLAKPAIEAVETGKTVFVPRQWENTYFEWMRNIQPWCVSRQIWWGHQIPAWYGPDGHVFVEETEEAAIASAKAHYGQDVALTRDQDVLDTWFSSALWPFSTLGWPDETPELARYYPTDVLVTGFDIIFFWVARMMMMGLHFMKDVPFRTVYIHALVRDEKGQKMSKSKGNVIDPLELIDQYGTDALRFTLTAMAAQGRDIKLAVSRVEGYRNFATKLWNAARYTQMNGVAPVPGFKPVGLTQTVNRWIVGALAEAAKKVGESIEAYKFNEAANTAYAFTWGTFCDWYLEFTKPILNGSDEAAIAETRATTAWVLDEILHMLHPLMPFITEELWEQLSDDRANRLISAHWPEHGAELIDPAARDEMDWVVRAISSVRSMRSEMNVPPAAQIELKLKDAGPESLKRLDTHRDLILRMGRLASVEPLSGPVPKSAVQAVLDEATLILPLEGIVDLDKERARLTKEIEKLSGEIKKIDAKLSNEQFVAKAPEEVIEEQRDRRDTAEQARDKLQKALEMLAA, encoded by the coding sequence ATGTTGGAAAAGACGTACCGGCCCGCCGAGGTCGAGGAAAAGCACTACCGGCTGTGGGAAGAGACGGGCGCGTTCGCGGCGAAGACCGAGTCGAACGGCAAGCCCTACACCATCATGATGCCGCCGCCGAACGTGACCGGCAGCCTGCACATGGGCCACGCGCTGACCTTCACGCTCCAGGACGTTCTGACCCGCTACAACCGGATGCGCGGGCGCGACGCGCTGTGGCAGCCGGGTACCGACCACGCCGGCATCGCGACCCAGATGGTCGTGGAACGGAACCTCGCCAAGGAAGGCAAGACGCGCCACGATTTCGGCCGCGACGCCTTCATCGACAAGGTGTGGGAGTGGAAGGCCGAATCGGGCGGCACCATCACCCGCCAGCTGCGCCGGCTGGGCGCCTCGCCCGACTGGCCGCGCGAGCGCTTCACCATGGACGAGGGGCTGAGCCGTGCCGTCCGCAAGGTGTTCGTGGAGTTGCACAAGCAGGGCCTGATCTACAAGGACAAGCGGCTGGTCAACTGGGACCCCAAGCTGCACACCGCCATCTCCGACCTTGAGGTCGAGCAGAAGGAGATCAAGGGCAACCTCTGGCACTTCCGCTATCCGATTGAAGGGGAGGCCGACCGCTTCATCGTGGTCGCCACCACACGCCCGGAAACCATGCTCGGCGACACCGGCGTTGCCGTGCATCCGGAGGACGAGCGCTACAAGGACCTGATCGGCAAGAACGTCGTCCTGCCACTGGTCGGCCGTTTGATCCCGATCGTCGGCGACGAGTACGCCGATCCGGAAACCGGCTCGGGTGCTGTGAAGATCACCCCGGCCCACGACTTCAACGACTTCGAGGTCGGGCGGCGCAACAACCTCGCGGCCATCAACATCATGGACCGTGACGCCCGCATCACCGGCGACGAGGTCCCCGAGGCCTACCGCGGGCTCGACCGCTACGAGGCGCGCAAGAAGGTCGTGGCCGAGCTGGAAGAGCTGGGCCTGCTGGAGAAGATCGAGCCGCACACCCACATGGTGCCGCACGGTGACCGCTCCGGCGTCGCCATCGAGCCCTGGCTGACCGACCAGTGGTACGTCGACGCCGCCACGCTCGCCAAGCCGGCCATCGAGGCGGTGGAGACCGGCAAGACCGTGTTCGTACCCAGGCAGTGGGAGAACACCTATTTCGAGTGGATGCGCAACATCCAGCCCTGGTGCGTCAGCCGCCAGATCTGGTGGGGCCATCAGATTCCCGCCTGGTACGGCCCGGACGGCCATGTCTTCGTCGAGGAGACCGAGGAGGCGGCCATCGCCTCGGCCAAGGCCCATTACGGCCAGGACGTGGCGCTGACCCGCGACCAGGACGTGCTGGACACCTGGTTCTCGTCGGCCCTGTGGCCCTTCTCCACGCTGGGCTGGCCGGACGAGACGCCGGAGCTGGCGCGCTATTACCCGACCGACGTGCTGGTGACGGGCTTCGACATCATCTTCTTCTGGGTCGCCCGGATGATGATGATGGGCCTGCATTTCATGAAGGACGTGCCCTTCCGGACGGTCTACATCCACGCCCTGGTCCGCGACGAGAAGGGCCAGAAGATGTCGAAGTCCAAGGGCAACGTCATCGACCCGCTGGAGTTGATCGACCAGTACGGCACCGACGCCCTGCGCTTCACCCTGACGGCCATGGCCGCCCAGGGCCGCGACATCAAGCTGGCGGTCAGCCGCGTCGAGGGTTACCGCAACTTCGCGACGAAGCTGTGGAACGCCGCGCGCTACACCCAGATGAACGGGGTGGCCCCGGTCCCCGGCTTCAAGCCGGTCGGGCTGACCCAGACGGTCAACCGCTGGATCGTCGGCGCCCTGGCGGAGGCGGCGAAGAAGGTCGGCGAGTCCATCGAAGCCTACAAGTTCAACGAGGCCGCCAACACCGCCTACGCCTTCACCTGGGGCACCTTCTGCGACTGGTACCTGGAATTCACCAAGCCGATTCTGAACGGTTCGGACGAGGCCGCCATCGCCGAGACGCGGGCGACCACGGCCTGGGTGCTGGACGAAATCCTGCATATGCTCCACCCGCTGATGCCGTTCATCACGGAGGAACTGTGGGAGCAGCTTTCGGACGACCGGGCGAACCGCCTGATCTCCGCCCATTGGCCGGAGCATGGCGCCGAACTGATCGACCCCGCCGCTCGCGATGAGATGGACTGGGTGGTGCGGGCGATTTCCTCGGTCCGCTCCATGCGGTCGGAGATGAACGTGCCGCCCGCCGCCCAGATCGAGCTGAAGCTGAAGGACGCCGGTCCGGAGAGCCTGAAGCGGCTGGACACGCACCGCGACCTGATCCTGCGCATGGGCCGTCTGGCCAGCGTCGAGCCACTGTCCGGCCCGGTGCCGAAGAGTGCCGTCCAGGCGGTGCTGGACGAGGCCACGCTGATCCTGCCGCTGGAAGGCATCGTCGACCTCGACAAGGAGCGGGCGCGCCTGACCAAGGAGATCGAGAAGCTGTCCGGCGAGATCAAGAAGATCGACGCCAAGCTGTCGAACGAGCAGTTCGTCGCGAAGGCGCCGGAAGAGGTGATCGAGGAGCAGCGCGACCGCCGCGACACCGCGGAACAGGCCCGCGACAAGCTGCAGAAAGCGCTGGAGATGCTGGCCGCCTGA
- a CDS encoding DNA polymerase III subunit delta', with protein MSRARAPEPIAEEDALAPRRNPDLTGHEDAERLLLDAWNSGRLPHAWLIGGPPGIGKATLAFRFARFVLSQGHEPPDAGLFGAPPPPASLALSPDAPVFRRVASGGHADLLTVERQRDEKRDRLKRDIAVDDVRKIGPFLRKTAAEGGWRVAVIDGADRMNLSGLNAILKILEEPPPGALLLLVSDNPGGMLPTIRSRCRKLTLQPLPEETVLNLLSQHRPDLGGEDRAALARLAEGSIGRAIGLAEAGGLDLYRELIGLLGTLPRLDITAAHAFGDKLTRKQDDGLYETATDLLVWWLARFVRSLARGAWPAEVVAGEAALMTRLANARGLERWVEVWEKVQRHFARAESANLDRKQVVLNALATLEAAAT; from the coding sequence GTGAGCCGCGCCCGCGCGCCCGAACCAATCGCGGAGGAGGACGCCCTCGCCCCGCGCCGCAATCCCGACCTGACCGGTCACGAGGACGCCGAGCGCCTGCTGCTCGACGCCTGGAACTCCGGCCGCCTGCCGCACGCCTGGCTGATCGGCGGCCCGCCGGGAATCGGCAAGGCGACGCTGGCCTTCCGCTTCGCCCGCTTCGTCCTGTCCCAGGGGCACGAGCCGCCGGACGCCGGCCTGTTCGGTGCGCCTCCTCCTCCGGCCTCGCTGGCGCTGTCTCCGGACGCCCCGGTCTTTCGCCGTGTGGCCTCAGGCGGGCACGCCGACCTGCTGACCGTGGAGCGCCAGCGCGATGAGAAGCGCGACCGGCTGAAGCGCGACATCGCCGTGGACGACGTGCGCAAGATCGGTCCCTTCCTGCGCAAGACCGCCGCCGAGGGTGGCTGGCGCGTGGCGGTGATCGACGGCGCGGATCGTATGAATCTCAGTGGCTTGAACGCCATTCTAAAGATTCTGGAGGAGCCGCCGCCGGGCGCCTTGCTGCTTCTGGTCAGCGACAACCCCGGCGGCATGCTGCCCACCATTCGCTCCCGCTGCCGCAAGCTCACGCTTCAACCGCTTCCTGAGGAAACCGTCCTTAACCTGTTGTCCCAGCATCGTCCTGACCTCGGCGGTGAGGACCGGGCGGCGCTCGCCCGGCTGGCGGAGGGCAGCATCGGCCGGGCCATCGGGTTGGCCGAGGCCGGCGGGCTCGACCTCTACCGGGAGCTGATCGGCCTGCTCGGCACCCTGCCTCGGCTGGACATCACCGCCGCCCACGCCTTCGGCGACAAGCTGACCCGCAAGCAGGACGACGGGCTGTACGAGACGGCCACCGACCTGCTCGTCTGGTGGCTGGCCCGCTTCGTCCGGTCGCTGGCCCGCGGCGCCTGGCCGGCGGAGGTGGTGGCCGGGGAGGCCGCCCTGATGACCCGTCTGGCCAACGCCCGCGGCCTTGAACGTTGGGTGGAGGTGTGGGAAAAGGTCCAACGCCATTTCGCCCGTGCGGAATCCGCCAATCTCGACCGCAAACAGGTGGTCCTGAACGCCTTGGCGACGCTGGAAGCGGCTGCTACTTAA
- a CDS encoding DUF2497 domain-containing protein, whose translation MSDKGQQEPSMEEILASIRRIISEDGEPAKAEAAPPPPPPPPPPPPPPPPPPMEDDDDDVLELTQMLQDEGRDEPDEPEPDPWRDEPSFGGMADPEPAYHAPDPEPPPPPPRPTAKRPAPAFDDFDDDEPPPPRPRIRPSDLDNGLISRRVAEESSHHFTHLARQLGDDLSIGPMPVGVRTVEEVVRELLKPLLKEWLDENLPTIVERLVQQEIDRMIRRSQKF comes from the coding sequence ATGAGCGATAAAGGCCAGCAAGAACCGTCGATGGAGGAGATCCTCGCCTCCATCCGCCGCATCATCTCGGAGGATGGCGAACCCGCGAAGGCGGAAGCGGCGCCTCCTCCGCCGCCCCCGCCGCCACCACCTCCGCCGCCCCCGCCGCCGCCTCCCATGGAGGATGACGACGATGACGTTCTGGAACTCACCCAGATGCTCCAGGACGAGGGGAGGGACGAGCCCGACGAGCCGGAGCCCGATCCGTGGCGCGACGAGCCGTCCTTCGGCGGCATGGCCGATCCAGAGCCGGCGTATCATGCGCCGGACCCCGAACCGCCGCCCCCGCCGCCGCGACCGACCGCGAAACGTCCGGCGCCGGCTTTCGACGATTTCGACGATGACGAGCCGCCTCCGCCGCGACCACGCATTCGTCCGTCGGATCTCGACAACGGTCTGATCTCCCGCCGCGTGGCCGAGGAGTCGTCACACCATTTCACGCATTTGGCGCGCCAGCTCGGCGATGACCTGTCCATCGGTCCGATGCCCGTCGGCGTCCGCACCGTGGAGGAAGTCGTCCGCGAGCTGTTGAAGCCGCTGCTGAAGGAGTGGCTGGACGAGAACCTGCCGACCATCGTCGAACGGCTGGTGCAGCAGGAAATCGACCGGATGATCCGGCGTTCCCAGAAATTCTGA
- the tmk gene encoding dTMP kinase, with protein MTRGRFITLEGGEGAGKTTQIRLLADALIGWGKRVVLTREPGGSPGAEEIRGLLVSGETGRWGPVTEALLHTAARRDHLERTVWPALEAGHWVICDRFFDSTMAYQGYGLGLGRDLVAALQATALGDFRPDLTLILDLPVEDGLARAAARRGGEDRYERMDVAFHHRLRDGFLDIAAREPERCVVVDAGHPVETVEASILDTVTRRLGAS; from the coding sequence ATGACGCGCGGGCGGTTCATCACGCTGGAGGGCGGCGAGGGGGCGGGCAAGACCACCCAGATCCGCCTGCTCGCCGACGCGCTGATCGGTTGGGGGAAGCGGGTCGTGCTGACCCGCGAGCCCGGCGGTTCGCCAGGGGCCGAGGAGATCCGCGGCCTTCTGGTGTCGGGGGAGACCGGGCGCTGGGGTCCGGTGACCGAGGCGCTGCTGCACACCGCCGCCCGCCGCGACCATCTGGAACGCACCGTCTGGCCGGCACTGGAAGCCGGACACTGGGTCATCTGCGACCGCTTCTTCGACAGCACCATGGCCTATCAGGGCTACGGGCTGGGGCTGGGGCGCGATCTGGTCGCCGCGCTTCAGGCCACGGCCCTGGGCGACTTCCGGCCCGACCTGACCCTGATCCTCGACCTGCCGGTGGAGGACGGGCTGGCCCGCGCTGCCGCCCGGCGCGGCGGGGAGGACCGCTACGAGCGCATGGACGTCGCCTTCCACCACCGCCTGCGCGATGGCTTCCTCGACATCGCCGCGCGGGAGCCGGAGCGTTGCGTGGTCGTCGATGCCGGACACCCCGTGGAGACGGTGGAGGCGTCCATTCTGGACACGGTGACCCGCCGCCTGGGAGCCTCCTGA